A single window of Methylobacterium nodulans ORS 2060 DNA harbors:
- a CDS encoding RNA polymerase sigma factor gives MEIESKLSAAMAAAQDGDAAAYRALLRDCVPVIAALARAQGVRSEAVDDVVQETLLTVHRARATYDPARPFLPWLRAIAQRRAVDLLRRASRRPQEVHDPLAYEAETDAGPLPGEGIERRQRATHLARAVAALPEGQRQAVEQLSLRERSLEEAALATGRSKGALKVNLHRALKSLRTALAGDRESGHV, from the coding sequence ATGGAGATCGAATCCAAACTCTCGGCCGCGATGGCGGCGGCACAGGACGGCGATGCCGCCGCCTATCGCGCGCTCCTGCGCGACTGCGTGCCGGTGATCGCCGCCCTGGCCCGCGCCCAAGGGGTGCGGTCGGAGGCGGTCGACGACGTGGTGCAGGAGACGCTGCTGACCGTTCACCGGGCGCGGGCCACCTACGATCCCGCCCGGCCGTTCCTGCCCTGGCTGCGCGCCATCGCCCAGCGCCGGGCCGTCGACCTCCTGCGCCGCGCGAGCCGGCGCCCGCAGGAGGTGCATGATCCGCTCGCCTACGAGGCCGAGACGGATGCCGGTCCGCTGCCGGGCGAGGGGATCGAGCGGCGCCAGCGCGCCACGCATCTCGCCCGGGCGGTGGCGGCGCTGCCCGAAGGCCAGCGGCAGGCAGTGGAGCAGCTCTCGCTGCGCGAGCGTTCCCTCGAGGAGGCGGCGCTCGCGACGGGCCGCAGCAAGGGTGCCCTGAAGGTCAACCTGCACCGGGCGCTGAAGAGCTTGCGCACCGCGCTCGCGGGCGACAGGGAGAGCGGCCATGTCTGA
- a CDS encoding efflux RND transporter periplasmic adaptor subunit, with protein sequence MRRRWLAAMVSTLLMAAGGQALGQAPGGPPPAVVVAKPIVKDVVERDDYTGRFNAVEYVEVRARVTGYLEKIHFQDGAVVKKGDLLFTIDRRPYKAALDQAQASLASAQARLNFAQTDLERAQTLSRSGNISEQVTDQRRQASLTAQADVDNATAALRQAQLNYDFTEVRSPITGRISQRNVTEGNIVITDQTMLTTIVSLDPIYFSFTVDERSFLAYQGTLRIGMGATQKEHTVPILVALTGEDKPTRKGVLNFVDNRVDESTGTVLLRATIENPDTFIKPGLFGIVSMPASQPYRGILIPDEAVAANQDKRIVYVVGDDNTVSTRNVRLGPKIDGYRIVRDGLKGDETIVISGLTRVRSGAKVTPDRKDLPPTRT encoded by the coding sequence ATGCGCAGGCGCTGGCTGGCAGCGATGGTCTCGACGCTTCTGATGGCGGCGGGCGGGCAGGCGCTCGGGCAGGCCCCGGGCGGTCCGCCGCCGGCCGTCGTGGTGGCCAAGCCCATAGTCAAGGACGTGGTGGAGCGCGACGACTATACCGGCCGCTTCAATGCGGTGGAGTATGTCGAGGTGCGCGCCCGCGTGACCGGCTACCTGGAGAAGATCCACTTCCAGGACGGTGCCGTGGTGAAGAAGGGGGATCTCCTCTTCACCATCGACCGGCGGCCCTACAAGGCCGCCCTCGACCAGGCCCAGGCCTCCCTCGCCTCGGCCCAGGCCCGGCTCAATTTCGCCCAGACCGACCTGGAGCGCGCCCAGACGCTCAGCCGCTCGGGCAACATCTCCGAGCAGGTCACCGACCAGCGGCGCCAGGCCTCGCTCACCGCCCAGGCCGATGTCGACAACGCCACCGCGGCGCTGCGGCAGGCCCAGCTCAACTACGACTTCACCGAGGTGCGCTCGCCGATCACCGGCCGCATCTCCCAGCGCAACGTGACGGAAGGCAACATCGTCATCACGGACCAGACGATGCTGACCACGATCGTGTCCCTCGACCCGATCTACTTCTCCTTCACGGTCGACGAGCGCTCCTTCCTGGCCTACCAGGGCACCCTGCGGATCGGCATGGGCGCGACCCAGAAGGAGCACACGGTGCCGATCCTGGTGGCGCTCACCGGCGAGGACAAGCCGACCCGCAAGGGCGTGCTCAACTTCGTCGACAACCGGGTCGACGAATCGACCGGCACCGTGCTGCTGCGCGCCACCATCGAGAACCCCGACACCTTCATCAAGCCGGGCCTGTTCGGCATCGTCAGCATGCCGGCCTCGCAGCCCTACCGGGGCATCCTCATCCCCGACGAGGCGGTGGCGGCCAACCAGGACAAGCGCATCGTCTACGTGGTCGGCGACGACAACACCGTCTCGACCCGCAACGTCCGGCTCGGCCCGAAGATCGACGGCTACCGCATCGTCCGCGACGGGCTGAAAGGCGACGAGACGATCGTGATCAGCGGGCTCACCCGGGTGCGTTCGGGCGCCAAGGTGACGCCGGACCGCAAGGACCTGCCCCCGACCCGGACCTGA
- a CDS encoding efflux RND transporter permease subunit — translation MRFAHFFVDRPIFASVTSIVILIIGYVAYISLPVSQYPEIVPPTVVVRASYPGANAETVAATIATPIEQEINGVDNMLYMSSLSTNDGNMQLTVTFALGTNLDIANVLVQNRLSVATPRLPPDVRNLGVTVRKSSPDLMLVVHLLSPDNTYDQNYIANYIYLRIRDQLLRLNGVGDITVFGGSEYALRLWLDPDKLAAYQLSTTDVIAALQEQNVQVASGALGAPPSPNEQAFQLVVQTQGRFQDPNEFRKVIVKASEGRLVRISDIARVDMGQKDYVTQSFLNGQPAIGIGVFQRPGTNALEAAESVQSLMRELAKDFPPGLEYKIAYNPTEFIAESVHEVYKTLGEAVILVVVVIIVFLQSWRTALVPIIAIPVSLVGTFAVMAALGFSLNNLTLFGLVLAIGIVVDDAIVVVENVERNIADGLSPGEAAHKTMDEVGGAVVAIALVLSAVFIPTAFIPGISGQFYRQFALTIAASTIISMFNSLTLSPALCKLLLQPHHAYERPRFFLARLGTWAARTFNRGFDATATAYAGTVRFLTGRTVPLLVMLALYGGVIAGTLHLARTTPTGFIPLQDQGYLIVVVQLPPGSALERTTAVVKEAATRARTIDGVSNAVVISGFDGATFTNTTNGAVMFLTLKPFKERLARGRTAGAILGEVFGKTASITEARIIAIPPPPVRGLGNAGGYKMQVQNRTGSDITSLLAASGDLIAAANQDPNLTRVFTTFGNDTPQIYLDIDRTKARMLNVPLANVFSTLQVNLGGAYVNDFNTFGRIYQVRAQADSKFRLEKDDIARLKVRSSTGALVPMGSLAGIRDIAGPQIVQRYNLFYSIPVQGDTRPGVSTGQALSAMEALARRVLPEGMSFEWTEIAFQQKAAGNTAIYVFALGVLLVFLVLAAQYESWALPLAILLVVPTGVLAAFAGVQLRAQDNNILTQIGLIVLIGLAAKNAILIVEFAHQIEESERRGPVAAAVEACRLRLRPILMTAFAFILGVVPLAIASGPGAEMRQALGTAVLFGMLGATIFGLFLTPVFYVVIRHVLIRINRWRGKDEPPSDLAAAH, via the coding sequence ATGCGGTTTGCCCATTTCTTCGTCGACCGGCCGATCTTCGCCTCGGTGACATCGATCGTCATCCTGATCATCGGCTACGTCGCCTACATCTCGCTCCCGGTCTCGCAATATCCGGAGATCGTGCCCCCGACCGTGGTGGTGCGCGCCTCCTATCCGGGCGCAAATGCCGAGACGGTGGCGGCGACCATCGCGACGCCGATCGAGCAGGAGATCAACGGCGTCGACAACATGCTCTACATGTCGTCGCTGTCGACCAATGACGGCAACATGCAGCTGACCGTCACCTTCGCGCTCGGCACCAATCTCGACATCGCCAACGTGCTGGTCCAGAACCGGCTTTCGGTGGCGACGCCGCGCCTGCCGCCGGATGTGCGCAACCTCGGCGTCACGGTGCGCAAGTCCTCGCCCGACCTGATGCTGGTCGTGCACCTGCTGTCGCCCGACAACACCTACGACCAGAACTACATCGCCAACTACATCTACCTGCGCATCCGCGACCAGCTCTTGCGCCTCAACGGCGTCGGCGACATCACGGTGTTCGGCGGCAGCGAATACGCGCTGCGCCTGTGGCTCGATCCCGACAAGCTCGCCGCCTATCAGCTCTCGACCACCGACGTCATCGCGGCGCTGCAGGAGCAGAACGTCCAGGTGGCCTCCGGCGCGCTCGGCGCCCCGCCCTCGCCGAACGAGCAGGCGTTCCAGCTCGTGGTTCAGACGCAAGGGCGATTCCAGGACCCCAACGAGTTCCGCAAGGTCATCGTCAAGGCCTCGGAGGGGCGCCTCGTGCGCATCTCCGACATCGCCCGCGTCGACATGGGCCAGAAGGACTACGTCACCCAATCCTTCCTCAACGGCCAGCCGGCGATCGGCATCGGCGTGTTCCAGCGCCCTGGCACCAACGCCCTCGAGGCGGCGGAATCGGTGCAGAGCCTGATGCGGGAACTCGCCAAGGACTTCCCGCCCGGCCTCGAATACAAGATCGCCTACAACCCGACCGAGTTCATCGCCGAATCGGTGCACGAGGTCTACAAGACGCTCGGCGAGGCGGTGATCCTCGTGGTCGTCGTCATCATCGTCTTCCTGCAGAGCTGGCGCACGGCTTTGGTGCCGATCATCGCGATTCCGGTGTCGCTCGTCGGCACCTTCGCGGTGATGGCGGCGCTCGGCTTCTCGCTCAACAACCTGACGCTGTTCGGCCTCGTGCTCGCCATCGGCATCGTGGTCGACGACGCCATCGTGGTGGTGGAGAACGTCGAGCGCAACATCGCGGACGGGCTCTCACCCGGCGAGGCCGCGCACAAGACCATGGACGAGGTCGGCGGCGCCGTTGTCGCCATCGCCCTCGTGCTCTCGGCGGTGTTCATCCCCACCGCCTTCATCCCGGGCATCTCGGGCCAGTTCTACCGGCAATTCGCGCTGACGATCGCGGCCTCGACCATCATCTCGATGTTCAACTCGCTGACGCTGTCGCCGGCTTTGTGCAAGCTGCTGCTCCAGCCCCACCACGCGTATGAACGGCCGCGCTTCTTCCTGGCGCGACTCGGCACCTGGGCAGCCAGGACCTTCAACCGCGGCTTCGACGCGACGGCCACCGCCTATGCGGGGACGGTTCGCTTCCTCACCGGCCGCACCGTGCCGCTCCTCGTCATGCTCGCCCTCTATGGCGGCGTGATTGCGGGCACGCTCCACCTCGCCCGCACCACGCCCACGGGCTTCATCCCGCTCCAGGACCAGGGCTACCTGATCGTGGTGGTACAATTGCCGCCGGGCTCGGCGCTGGAGCGCACCACCGCCGTGGTGAAGGAGGCCGCCACCCGGGCGCGCACCATCGACGGCGTCTCCAATGCGGTGGTGATCTCAGGCTTCGACGGCGCCACCTTCACCAACACCACCAACGGCGCCGTGATGTTCCTGACGCTCAAGCCGTTCAAGGAGCGGCTGGCCCGCGGGCGAACCGCCGGCGCCATCCTGGGCGAGGTTTTCGGCAAGACCGCCTCGATCACGGAGGCGCGCATCATCGCGATCCCGCCCCCGCCGGTGCGGGGCCTCGGCAATGCGGGCGGCTACAAGATGCAGGTCCAGAACCGTACGGGCTCGGACATCACCAGCCTGCTCGCCGCCTCGGGCGACCTGATCGCGGCGGCCAACCAGGACCCCAACCTCACCCGCGTCTTCACCACCTTCGGAAACGATACGCCGCAGATCTATCTCGACATCGATCGCACCAAGGCGCGGATGCTGAACGTGCCGCTCGCCAACGTGTTCTCGACGCTCCAGGTCAATCTCGGCGGCGCCTACGTCAACGACTTCAACACCTTCGGGCGCATCTACCAGGTGCGCGCGCAGGCCGACTCCAAGTTCCGCCTGGAGAAGGACGACATCGCGCGGCTCAAGGTGCGCTCCTCCACGGGCGCGCTGGTACCGATGGGGTCGCTCGCCGGGATCCGCGACATCGCGGGGCCGCAGATCGTGCAGCGCTACAACCTGTTCTACTCGATCCCGGTGCAGGGCGACACCCGGCCGGGCGTGTCGACGGGCCAGGCGCTCAGCGCCATGGAGGCTCTCGCGCGGCGGGTCCTGCCGGAGGGCATGAGCTTCGAGTGGACGGAGATCGCCTTCCAGCAGAAGGCTGCCGGCAATACGGCGATCTACGTCTTCGCGCTCGGCGTGCTCCTCGTCTTCCTCGTGCTGGCGGCGCAGTACGAATCCTGGGCGCTGCCGCTCGCGATCCTGCTCGTGGTGCCGACCGGCGTGCTCGCCGCCTTCGCGGGCGTGCAGCTGCGGGCCCAGGACAACAACATCCTGACCCAGATCGGCCTCATCGTGCTGATCGGCCTTGCGGCCAAGAACGCGATCCTGATCGTCGAATTCGCCCACCAGATCGAGGAGAGCGAGCGTCGCGGCCCGGTCGCCGCCGCCGTCGAGGCCTGCCGGCTGCGCCTGCGCCCGATCCTGATGACGGCCTTCGCCTTCATCCTGGGCGTGGTGCCGCTCGCCATCGCCTCCGGCCCGGGCGCCGAGATGCGTCAGGCCCTCGGCACGGCCGTGCTGTTCGGCATGCTCGGCGCGACGATCTTCGGCCTGTTCCTGACGCCGGTCTTCTACGTGGTCATCCGCCACGTCCTGATCCGCATCAACCGCTGGCGCGGCAAGGACGAGCCGCCGTCGGATCTCGCGGCGGCGCACTAG